A window of Drosophila subobscura isolate 14011-0131.10 chromosome E, UCBerk_Dsub_1.0, whole genome shotgun sequence contains these coding sequences:
- the LOC117890389 gene encoding zinc transporter ZIP1, with amino-acid sequence MAVSQLIVAKIVAIVVLLVVTLLFCFLPYLLDRFYKWTKRAQGNAREFMVVLCLLNFGGGVLIATTFIHMLPEVVELVNALQTCRMLVPTPFGLPEVMLCTGFYLMYFIEETMHFFVRRRQLKKREVSKVIVVEVVEKGEQQQPHTELAVVQEQQQEELKEPNWLRGLGIIVALSLHELFGGMAIGLEMSVDTVWFMCGAIAVHKLVLAFCIGMEIMMAHTRWLVAVIYLLVFSIVTPIGLGIGIAVSETASASAPSTASGILQSLACGTLIYVIFFEIVAKKNAGWRVYISSLVGFILMFGLQIAIGEAKGASHYVCP; translated from the exons ATGGCCGTTTCACAGTTGATTGTGGCCAAAATTGTGGCCATTGTGGTGCTGCTCGTGGTCAcgctgctcttctgctttcTGCCGTACCTCCTCGATCGCTTCTACAAGTGGACGAAGCGCGCCCAGGGCAATGCTCGCGAATTTATGGTGGTTCTGTGTCTGCTGAACTTTGGCGGTGGTGTCCTCATTGCCACAACCTTTATACACATGCTGCCGGAGGTGGTGGAGCTGGTGAATGCGCTGCAGACCTGCCGCATGCTGGTGCCCACGCCATTTGGCCTGCCCGAGGTGATGCTCTGCACGGGCTTCTATTTGATGTACTTTATCGAGGAGACGATGCACTTCTTTGTGCGGCGCAGGCAGCTCAAAAAGCGGGAAGTTTCTAAGGTGATTGTGGTGGAAGTGGTGGAgaagggagagcagcagcagcctcacaCGGAACTGGCAGTCgtacaggagcagcagcaggaggagctgaaggagcCCAACTGGCTGCGTGGCCTGGGCATCATTGTGGCGCTGTCCCTGCACGAACTCTTTGGCGGCATGGCCATTGGCCTGGAGATGAGCGTGGACACCGTGTGGTTCATGTGCGGCGCCATTGCCGTTCACAAACTGGTGCTGGCCTTTTGCATTGGCATGGAAATCATGATGGCTCACACCCGCTGGCTGGTAGCTGTCATTTATCTGCTCGTCTTCTCCATTGTCACGCCCATTGGCctgggcattggcattgctgtGAGCGAGACAGCAAGCGCGAGTGCCCCCAGCACAGCTTCGGGCATATTGCAGAGTCTCGCCTGTGGCACGCTCATTTATGTGATTTTCTTTGAGATTGTTGCCAAGAAAAATGCCGGCTGGCGTGTGTACATCTCCTCGCTAGTGGGTTTTATACTGATGTTTGGATTGCAAATAGCAA TTGGTGAAGCCAAGGGCGCGAGTCATTATGTGTGTCCTTAG
- the LOC117890309 gene encoding zinc transporter ZIP1: MNFVEESGSVALDRAVVDQHGLMVAKVVAMVVLIVITVICGSLPYMLDRCLEWTKQNPEETRSSTVVRCLLFFGGGVLICTTFLHMLPEIIEVVEKLQSCGVLADTPFALPEMLLCTGFFLMYALDELMHSVVHRHQKKLDRKESVASCAFERGHSIRRSVLVSKRGAEEPRILHEDEQQPKDHHGHSHMPVGSGSDSVGSSMRGLGIILALSLHELFEGMAIGLEGTAGTVWFMFAAVAAHKLVLAFCVGMELLVARTRSSLAIIYLITFSIVTPIGIGVGIGISQNVQPNQPSVPSGILQGIASGTLLYVVFCEILTENHAGWRAYIAALAGFALMFGLQILSDVAEGDDGLVCS, encoded by the exons ATGAACTTTGTGGAAGAGTCTGGAAGTGTCGCCCTGGACAGGGCTGTCGTTGACCAACACGGCCTGATGGTGGCCAAAGTGGTGGCCATGGTGGTGCTCATTGTCATCACTGTGATCTGCGGCAGTCTGCCGTACATGCTGGATCGCTGCCTCGAGTGGACCAAGCAGAATCCCGAGGAAACCCGCTCATCGACGGTGGTGCGTTGTCTGCTGTTCTTCGGCGGTGGAGTGCTGATCTGCACCACATTTCTGCACATGCTGCCGGAGATAATTGAGGTGGTGGAGAAGCTGCAGTCGTGCGGAGTTCTAGCGGACACACCCTTTGCCCTGCCGGAAATGCTGCTCTGCACGGGCTTCTTTCTGATGTACGCGCTGGATGAGCTGATGCACAGCGTCGTGCATCGCCACCAGAAGAAGCTCGACAGGAAGGAGTCGGTGGCTAGTTGCGCCTTCGAGCGGGGACACAGCATACGGCGGAGTGTACTCGTGAGCAAAAGAGGCGCCGAGGAGCCAAGGATCCTACACGAagacgagcagcagcccaaggaTCATCATGGACACTCGCACATGCCCGTGGGAtcaggcagcgacagcgtTGGTTCCTCCATGCGCGGACTGGGTATTATCTTGGCACTCTCCCTCCATGAGCTCTTCGAGGGCATGGCCATTGGACTGGAGGGCACCGCCGGCACCGTTTGGTTCATGTTCGCTGCGGTGGCTGCCCACAAGCTGGTGCTGGCCTTTTGCGTGGGcatggagctgctggtggctcGCACGCGTAGCTCGCTGGCCATCATCTACCTCATAACCTTCTCGATTGTCACGCCCATTGGCATCGGTGTGGGCATCGGGATCAGTCAGAATGTGCAGCCGAATCAGCCGAGCGTCCCATCGGGCATACTGCAAGGCATCGCCTCGGGCACACTGCTTTATGTCGTCTTCTGCGAAATTCTCACCGAAAACCATGCCGGCTGGCGCGCCTACATAGCCGCCCTCGCCGGTTTCGCCCTGATGTTCGGACTGCAAATACTTT CTGACGTAGCGGAGGGCGACGATGGCCTGGTGTGTTCCTAG
- the LOC117892201 gene encoding endoplasmic reticulum metallopeptidase 1-like — translation MGDTEKSQVAYERIEDGVKVRPQQQGKQSEKSSTGPWYLASGFLIFWLLLFSAVVVPLFYRLPTASTLEDVAKGGFIAERAYNNLYEFDKIGTKVTGSDGNENKTVQFLLEELALIQANVLEDYFELEIDVQVTSGSYLKSGAIYMYRAVQNIVVKLSPKNSASETYLLVNSHFDSKPTSPSAGDAGHMVVTILEVIRVLSTTKQTFEHPIVFLLNGAEEKSLLAAHGFISQHKWAKFCKFVVNLDAAGSGSREILFQTGPNHPWIVNYYKTYALHPFATTMAEEIFQTGIVPSDTDFRIFTKYADLIGLDLGQCVNGFVYHTRYDRIDVIPRAALQNTGNNVLGLVRGLSNSTELRNLQQHAAGHAVFFDVLGLYFVRYSESNGVILNYAVAGATLLLILVSLWRTANASQVSVGHVVGWFILILVLQFIALLLGVALPVVVAYLFDKYGLSLSYYSTPALLIGLYVCPSLIGLSFPSMIYLKLQRDEKVSYAQQLQLVLHGHATLLAIIGILLTLYGLRSTYVVTWTLVFYVIPLAINLLTTLHDRGFAWTAVVKAFQVVPFLYNSYLFYTFIVVLTPMMGRFGMATNPDLYISGMTALGTVFSLGFLILLVHLSRRSGLIFFSLLAVTALTVYVASSTQIGFPYRPKTNVERVHYLQARRVFYEYDGAISKDESGYVFDFQDRRGPSPLKGTRVNLTGLVSMKSDCEKYMFCGVPLNYKTSESARVNGMWLPREQPVEVPSVPVLELLNKTVLADNQTVRFEFNLTCPDQTSLIIQPYADVTITNWSFLVSQLQTTSPYLINFSYGIDNSPLNIFIELKKSNGDFNVPTFRFGVSSLFIHSKGDEAAVKFAASHPSYAVAIQWPAIYQRYIF, via the exons ATGGGTGACACGGAAAAATCT CAAGTCGCTTATGAGCGCATTGAAGATGGCGTCAAAGTgaggccacagcagcagggcaaaCAGTCGGAGAAAAGCTCCACGGGTCCTTGGTACTTGGCCAGCGGCTTTCTGatcttctggctgctgctcttctcggCCGTGGTGGTGCCGCTCTTCTACCGCCTGCCCACGGCATCGACCCTCGAGGATGTCGCCAAGGGAGGATTCATTGCGGAACGCGCCTACAACAATCTCTACGAGTTCGACAAAATCGGCACCAAGGTGACGGGCAGCGATGGCAATGAGAACAAAACCGTGCAGTTCCTGCTCGAGGAACTAGCGCTGATCCAAGCGAATGTCCTTGAGGACTACTTCGAACTGGAGATCGATGTGCAGGTTACCTCGGGATCGTACCTCAAGTCCGGTGCCATCTACATGTATCGCGCGGTGCAGAATATCGTTGTGAAACTCAGTCCCAAGAACTCTGCCAGCGAGACCTACCTGCTGGTCAACAGTCACTTTGATTCGAAGCCCACAAGTCCCTCGGCAGGCGATGCAGGACACATGGTTGTCACCATACTGGAGGTCATTCGAGTGCTGTCCACCACCAAGCAGACTTTCGAGCATCCAATTGTGTTCTTGCTTAACGGAGCTGAGGAGAAATCGCTGCTGGCCGCGCATGGATTTATTTCACAACACAAATGGGCCAAGTTCTGCAA ATTTGTTGTCAATCTGGATGCTGCGGGCAGCGGTAGCCGTGAGATTCTCTTCCAAACTGGACCCAACCATCCATGGATTGTGAAT TACTACAAGACGTACGCTCTGCATCCCTTTGCCACCACCATGGCTGAGGAAATCTTTCAAACGGGCATCGTACCCTCGGACACGGATTTCCGCATTTTCACCAAATATGCTGATCTCATAG GTCTGGATCTGGGCCAGTGCGTCAATGGCTTTGTGTACCACACCAGATACGATCGCATTGACGTCATTCCGCGCGCTGCACTGCAGAACACTGGCAACAATGTGCTTGGTCTTGTCCGAGGTCTGTCCAACTCCACGGAGCTGCGTAACCTCCAG CAACATGCAGCCGGGCATGCCGTCTTCTTTGATGTCTTGGGTCTGTACTTTGTCAGGTACTCGGAGAGCAACGGCGTGATCCTCAATTATGCTGTGGCTGGAGCTACCCTCCTGCTGATCCTCGTGTCCCTGTGGCGCACAGCAAACGCCTCGCAGGTCTCCGTCGGACATGTCGTTGGTTGGTTCATTCTGATCCTCGTGCTGCAGTTcattgctctgctgctgggagtGGCACTGCCCGTGGTGGTGGCCTATTTGTTCGACAAGTACGGGCTGTCCCTCAGCTACTACAGCACCCCAGCACTGCTCATCGGCCTGTATGTGTGCCCGAGTCTCATTGGTCTCAGTTTCCCCTCCATGATCTACTTGAAGCTGCAGCGGGAT GAAAAAGTTTCCTATGcccagcaactgcagctggtGCTCCATGGACATGCCACCCTCCTGGCCATCATCGGCATTCTCCTGACCCTCTATGGCCTGCGCTCCACCTACGTCGTCACCTGGACTCTCGTCTTCTATGTGATTCCATTGGCCATCAATCTGCTCACCACTCTCCACGATCGCGGCTTCGCCTGGACGGCTGTCGTGAAGGCCTTCCAAGTCGTTCCCTTCCTGTACAACAGCTACCTCTTCTACACCTTCATTGTGGTGCTCACCCCCATGATGGGTCGCTTCGGCAT GGCCACAAATCCCGATCTGTACATTTCTGGCATGACTGCATTGGGCACAGTGTTCTCGCTGGGTTTCTTG ATTCTTCTGGTGCATCTGTCCCGTCGCTCCGGACTCATTTTCTTCAGCCTGCTGGCGGTGACTGCCTTAACCGTTTACGTTGCCTCCTCCACGCAGATTGGATTCCCCTACCGACCCAAGACCAACGTGGAGCGTGTCCACTATCTG CAAGCGCGTCGCGTGTTCTACGAGTACGATGGAGCCATCAGCAAGGATGAGTCCGGCTACGTGTTTGACTTCCAGGATCGTCGTGGACCTTCCCCGCTGAAGGGCACCCGAGTGAACCTCACTGGCTTGGTCAGCATGAAGTCCGACTGCGAGAAGTACATGTTCTGCGGTGTGCCCCTCAACTACAAGACCAGCGAGAGCGCCCGCGTCAACGGCATGTGGCTGCCCCGTGAGCAGCCCGTCGAAGTGCCTTCGGTGCCGGTTTTGGAGCTGCTCAACAAGACTGTCCTAGCGGACAACCAGACAGTGCGATTCGAGTTTAATCTGACGTGTCCGGATCAGACGAGTCTGATCATTCAGCCCTACGCGGACGTGACCATCACCAATTGGTCGTTCCTGGTCAGCCAGTTGCAGACCACCAGTCCGTACCTCATTAACTTCTCGTATGGCATCGACAACTCTCCGCTGAACATTTTCATAGAACTCAAG aaATCCAACGGCGACTTCAACGTGCCCACCTTCCGGTTTGGCGTCTCGTCGCTCTTCATACACAGCAAAGGTGACGAAGCGGCTGTGAAGTTTGCAGCATCGCACCCATCCTATGCGGTGGCCATTCAGTGGCCGGCCATTTATCAAAGATACATTTTCTAA
- the LOC117892202 gene encoding endoplasmic reticulum metallopeptidase 1-like, translated as MGDKDKLISDAESLQNTAESHAKLAQKLNRPWYFGAGFLLFWAMLFVSIVLPLFYRLPTPLTEHESNQGVFIAERAHKTLAGLASIGTKVVGSQHNEVETVQFLLKEVELIKQQALLEYYDIEIDVQIASGSYVHWTMLNLYQGVQNIVIKLSPKNSASETYLLVNSHFDSKPTSPSVGDAGHMVTTILEVLRVISTSKQPFQHPIVFLLNGAEENPLQASHAFITQHKWAKYCKVVINLDSAGTGGREILFQSGPNNPWLVEYYKVSALHPFGTTMGEEIFQTGLLPSDTDFGIFNTYGNLVGFDIAQCINGFVYHTKYDELDVIPQGALQNTGDNILNLVRALANAPELLDVEAFASGHAIFFDFLGLFFISYSSSNGEYLNYGVAAAAIILVFVSLWRIAAVSNVATEDVQRWGVLLLITQVIAFVLGLALPIVVAYALDKYGLALSYYSRPILVVGLYVCPSLVGLSLPSTIYYTLFKNPKVSFAHYIQLALHGHAVVLAALGIALTAYGLRSTYVITWTLIFYVIPLAINLLTTLHDRGYAWTTILKLFQIVPFLYNGYLFYTFVVVLTPMMGRYGTATNPDLIVSALTALGTILSMGFLILLVNMFRRPSVVFVILLGVSALTIYGALYTDIGFPYRPKTNVERVNYLQVHRTFYEYDGTVSRDDSGYMFQFQDRRGPTALQNSNVDLTGLVSLEADCEKYMMCGVPLYDHRWVKSRLTTMWLPREQPIETPSRPTLKLLSKTVLPDGLTVRFEFELTGPDHTSVFLQPYADVTLSRWSFLQSYLENTTTYPPPFHIYFSYGIITTPLNFFFELKKSNGDFNVELIEVGVAAHFLESVGDEESVEFANSYPSYAAVVQWPASYQRYIY; from the exons ATGGGCGACAAGGACAAGCTC ATCTCCGATGCAGAGTCCCTGCAGAACACGGCCGAGAGCCATGCCAAACTTGCGCAGAAGCTCAATCGTCCCTGGTACTTTGGCGCCGGGTTTCTGCTCTTCTGGGCCATGCTCTTTGTGTCCATTGTGTTGCCGCTGTTCTACCGTCTGCCCACACCGCTGACCGAGCATGAGAGCAATCAGGGCGTGTTCATTGCGGAGCGAGCACACAAGACACTCGCGGGCTTGGCCAGCATTGGCACCAAGGTCGTTGGCAGTCAGCACAATGAGGTGGAAACGGTGCAGTTTCTGCTCAAGGAAGTGGAACTGATCAAGCAGCAAGCCCTGCTGGAGTACTACGACATAGAGATCGATGTGCAAATTGCCTCGGGCTCTTATGTACACTGGACCATGCTCAACCTATATCAGGGCGTGCAGAATATTGTCATCAAGCTGAGCCCCAAGAACTCTGCCAGCGAGACCTACCTGCTGGTCAACAGTCACTTTGACTCGAAGCCCACGAGTCCATCGGTGGGCGATGCAGGGCACATGGTGACCACGATACTGGAGGTGCTGCGTGTGATTTCCACATCGAAGCAGCCATTCCAACATCCGATTGTGTTCCTGCTGAATGGTGCAGAGGAGAATCCACTGCAGGCGTCGCATGCATTTATTACCCAACACAAGTGGGCCAAGTACTGCAA AGTCGTCATCAATTTGGATTCCGCTGGCACTGGCGGCCGCGAGATTCTCTTCCAGAGTGGCCCCAATAATCCCTGGCTCGTAGAG TACTACAAAGTCAGCGCCCTGCATCCGTTTGGCACCACCATGGGTGAGGAAATTTTCCAGACCGGTCTGCTACCCTCAGACACGGACTTTGGCATCTTCAACACTTATGGCAACCTCGTGG GCTTCGACATTGCCCAGTGCATCAATGGCTTTGTCTACCACACCAAATACGATGAGTTGGATGTGATTCCTCAGGGTGCGCTGCAGAATACAGGCGATAATATTCTCAATCTGGTGCGGGCCTTGGCAAACGCCCCAGAGCTGCTCGATGTGGAG GCCTTTGCCTCGGGACACGCCATCTTCTTTGACTTCCTGGGCCTGTTCTTCATCAGCTATTCCTCCAGCAATGGCGAATATCTCAACTATggagtggctgctgcggccATCATTCTGGTATTTGTATCCCTGTGGCGCATAGCTGCCGTCTCCAATGTCGCAACGGAGGATGTGCAGCGTTGGGGTGTCCTGCTGCTCATTACACAAGTCATCGCCTTCGTTCTGGGCCTGGCACTGCCCATTGTCGTGGCCTACGCGCTGGACAAGTACGGATTGGCGCTGAGCTACTACAGCCGTCCCATACTGGTGGTCGgtctgtatgtgtgtcccAGTCTCGTTGGACTGAGTCTGCCCTCCACCATCTACTACACGCTGTTCAAGAAT CCGAAGGTCTCCTTTGCCCACTACATCCAGCTGGCGCTGCATGGCCACGCCGTTGTGCTGGCCGCTCTTGGCATTGCTTTGACCGCCTATGGTCTCCGCTCGACATATGTGATCACGTGGACACTCATCTTCTACGTCATTCCATTGGCCATCAATCTGCTGACGACGCTGCACGATCGCGGCTATGCTTGGACTACCATCCTAAAGCTCTTCCAGATCGTTCCCTTCCTGTACAACGGCTATCTCTTTTACACCTTCGTTGTGGTGCTCACCCCCATGATGGGACGCTATGGCAC GGCCACCAATCCAGACTTGATTGTCTCTGCTTTGACTGCTCTGGGCACAATTTTGTCCATGGGTTTTCTG ATTTTGCTCGTGAATATGTTCCGCAGACCGAGCGTTGTTTTTGTCATTCTGCTGGGCGTAAGTGCGCTGACTATTTATGGTGCACTCTACACCGATATCGGGTTCCCCTATCGCCCCAAGACCAACGTGGAGAGAGTCAACTATTTG CAAGTGCACCGCACCTTCTACGAGTACGATGGCACAGTCAGCCGGGATGACTCTGGTTATATGTTCCAGTTCCAGGATCGCCGTGGTCCCACTGCCTTGCAGAACTCCAATGTGGATCTAACGGGTTTGGTCAGCCTCGAAGCGGATTGCGAGAAGTACATGATGTGCGGGGTTCCACTGTACGATCATCGTTGGGTGAAGAGCCGACTAACTACAATGTGGCTGCCGCGTGAGCAGCCGATCGAGACACCATCGAGGCCCACCCTTAAGCTGCTAAGCAAAACTGTCCTGCCCGATGGCCTTACCGTGCGGTTTGAGTTTGAACTAACGGGTCCGGATCACACGAGTGTGTTCCTCCAGCCCTACGCAGATGTGACCCTAAGCCGCTGGTCGTTCCTGCAAAGCTACCTGGAGAACACCACCACCTATCCCCCTCCGTTTCACATTTACTTCTCCTACGGCATAATCACTACCCCGTTGAACTTTTTCTTTGAACTTAAG AAATCCAATGGTGACTTCAACGTTGAACTGATCGAAGTGGGCGTGGCGGCACATTTTTTGGAGAGTGTGGGAGATGAGGAGAGCGTGGAGTTTGCCAATTCATACCCATCGTATGCGGCTGTGGTGCAGTGGCCAGCGTCCTATCaaagatatatatattaa
- the LOC117892200 gene encoding endoplasmic reticulum metallopeptidase 1-like: MWGALRTRLDSFESEISDEPIEVESLSPKNESKEKQHSQGPWYMASGYLLFWLLLFLSVVVPLFYRLPAALTIEDVPTGLFIAERAQANLYELDKIGPKVVGSDGNENKTVQFLLQELELIQENVLDEYFDMEVDLQIVSGSYIHWTMVNMYQGVQNIVIKLSPKNSSSDSYLLVNSHFDSKPTSPSAGDAGQMIVTMLEVLRVMSSTQQSFEHPIVFLLNGAEENPLQASHGFITQHKWAANCKVVINLDSAGGGGREILFQSGPNHPWLVKYYKDSALHPFATTMAEEIFQTRILPSDTDFTVFTKYSKLIGLDIAQCINGYTYHTKYDRFDVIPRTSIQNTGDNVLSLVRALSNATELHDTEAHAAGHAIFFDVLGLYFISYSQRTGVILNYVVAVTTIALIFMSLWRTAKVSSVSVGHVVCWFILILVLQFIALLLGLALPVLVAFLFDKYGLSLSYFATPPLMIGLYVCPSLLGLSLPSLIYLKLQRSGKISFAHQLQMVLHGHALVLAILVIALTAYGLRSTYVITWTLVFYVIPLAINLLTTLHDRGFAWTGVVKIVQIFPFLYNSYLTYTFLIVLTPMMGRFGRKINPDLIISTLNALGSILAMGFLIPLINVFRRPSMILHLLLTVTAVSIFTASSTQLGFPYRSKTNVQRVPYLQVRRVFYEYNGSVSKDDSGYLFNFQDRRGAGPLQNTKVNLTGLTSIESDCSEYMMCGVPLYDHRWVKNRLKGMWLPRDTPIEMPWLPTLELLNRTVLEDGQTVRLEFRAEVTDHTSLFIKPYEDVSVINWTFPHDHIGQQSTSHIYFSHGKDNTPLSFFIDLEKLDGDFNAPLCQLGISHHFIGHAGDELSQQFAASFPPYAALIQWPSSYQRFTY; the protein is encoded by the exons ATGTGGGGAGCCCTACGCACGCGTTTAGATTCGTTCGAGAGTGAG ATCTCTGACGAGCCCATCGAAGTTGAATCGCTGTCGCcgaaaaatgaaagcaaagaaaagcagcaCTCCCAAGGTCCCTGGTACATGGCCAGCGGCTACCTgctcttctggctgctgctcttcctttcCGTTGTGGTGCCGCTCTTCTACCGCCTGCCCGCGGCATTGACCATCGAGGATGTGCCCACGGGTCTGTTCATTGCCGAACGGGCACAGGCGAACCTCTACGAATTGGACAAAATCGGACCCAAGGTGGTGGGCAGCGATGGCAATGAGAACAAGACCGTGCAGTTTCTGCTCCAGGAGTTGGAACTGATTCAGGAGAATGTTCTGGATGAGTACTTTGACATGGAAGTCGATCTGCAGATTGTCTCTGGCTCCTACATTCACTGGACCATGGTCAACATGTATCAGGGAGTGCAGAACATTGTCATCAAGCTGAGCCCCAAGAACTCCTCGAGCGACAGCTACCTGCTGGTCAACAGTCACTTTGACTCGAAGCCCACCAGTCCGTCTGCGGGCGATGCTGGTCAAATGATTGTCACCATGCTGGAGGTGCTACGCGTGATGTCCAGCACCCAGCAGAGCTTCGAgcatccaattgtctttctgCTGAACGGAGCCGAGGAGAATCCACTGCAGGCGTCGCATGGTTTTATTACCCAACACAAGTGGGCAGCCAATTGCAA AGTTGTCATCAATCTGGATTccgccggcggcggcggtcGCGAGATTCTCTTCCAGAGCGGCCCCAATCATCCCTGGCTCGTAAAG TACTACAAAGACAGCGCCCTGCATCCCTTTGCCACCACCATGGCCGAGGAAATCTTTCAAACGCGCATTCTGCCCTCGGACACGGACTTTACCGTTTTCACGAAGTACAGCAAACTCATCGGCCTGGACATTGCGCAGTGCATCAATGGCTACACCTACCACACCAAATACGATCGCTTCGATGTGATTCCACGCACTTCCATACAGAACACGGGCGACAATGTGCTGAGTCTGGTGCGTGCGCTCTCCAATGCCACGGAGTTGCATGATACAGAG GCACATGCAGCGGGCCATGCCATCTTCTTTGATGTCCTGGGACTGTACTTCATCAGCTACTCGCAGCGCACGGGCGTAATCCTCAATTATGTTGTGGCTGTCACTACTATTGCCCTGATCTTTATGTCCCTATGGCGCACAGCAAAGGTCTCCAGTGTCTCCGTCGGACACGTCGTCTGCTGGTTTATCCTCATCCTCGTGCTGCAGTTCATTGCCCTGCTGCTTGGCCTGGCACTGCCCGTTTTGGTTGCTTTTCTCTTCGACAAGTACGGCCTGTCCCTCAGCTACTTTGCCACTCCCCCGCTGATGATCGGGTTGTATGTCTGCCCGAGTCTCCTGGGACTCAGTTTGCCTTCTTTGATCTACTTGAAGCTGCAAAGGAGT GGTAAGATTTCCTTCGCCCATCAACTGCAAATGGTGCTGCATGGACACGCTCTTGTCTTGGCCATTCTCGTCATTGCTTTGACAGCCTATGGCCTGCGCTCCACCTATGTGATCACTTGGACACTCGTCTTCTACGTTATTCCATTGGCCATCAATCTGCTCACCACTCTGCATGATCGTGGCTTCGCCTGGACGGGAGTCGTGAAGATTGTCCAGATCTTTCCCTTTCTGTACAATAGTTACTTGACTTACACTTTCCTGATTGTGCTCACTCCCATGATGGGCCGTTTCGGCAGAAAGATCAATCCCGATTTGATTATCTCCACGCTGAATGCTCTGGGCAGCATTTTGGCAATGGGTTTTTTG ATTCCCCTCATCAACGTGTTCCGGCGACCCAGCATGatcctgcacctgctgctgacTGTCACTGCTGTGAGCATTTTCACAGCCAGCTCCACACAGCTTGGATTCCCCTATCGCTCCAAGACCAATGTGCAGCGCGTGCCCTATCTG CAAGTGCGTCGCGTGTTCTACGAGTACAATGGCTCCGTGAGCAAGGACGACTCTGGTTACCTCTTCAACTTCCAGGATCGTCGTGGAGCTGGCCCCCTCCAGAACACCAAAGTGAACCTCACTGGCCTGACCAGCATCGAGTCGGACTGCTCCGAGTACATGATGTGCGGCGTGCCGCTCTACGATCATCGTTGGGTAAAGAACCGCCTGAAGGGCATGTGGCTGCCACGTGACACACCCATCGAAATGCCGTGGCTGCCcacgctggagctgctcaacaGAACTGTGCTGGAGGATGGCCAAACGGTGCGGTTGGAGTTCCGTGCGGAGGTCACCGATCACACGAGTTTGTTCATAAAGCCCTACGAGGATGTGTCCGTGATCAACTGGACATTCCCGCACGACCACATTGGACAGCAGTCCACGTCTCACATTTACTTCTCGCATGGCAAGGACAATACGCCATTGTCCTTCTTTATAGACCTAGAG AAACTCGATGGCGACTTCAATGCGCCCCTTTGCCAGCTGGGCATCTCCCATCACTTTATTGGCCACGCAGGCGATGAGCTCAGCCAGCAGTTTGCAGCGTCCTTCCCGCCATATGCAGCGCTGATACAATGGCCCAGCTCGTACCAGAGATTTACATATTAG